TTGGGTTGAATCGATTAACAATGGCCTGTTAACACCATTCCAATCACCCAGGCAGGAGCGGTGATCAGTCCAATAATCCACAACTAAAGAGGGCGCCACTCAGTATCAACGAAGGAGATGAGGCTGAGTGAAAATTTACCTGAAACCCAAATGGTGCGTCCCTGACTGAGAACTGAAATGTCACCACTCTGGTTCGTTCATCCTGCAGCATAACCATCCAAGCGTCTTCTTCTCGGACCTCCCGAGACGCTTTATCACAGGTAACCGGGAAGAATGGAGCAGTATCTATCGAGCCTAACTAACAGAACCATAAGGATAATTTCCACTAAATTACTTGATATGCTTATATCGAACCAGGTCGAGAGGCTTTCTCTCCGTTGCGTAATATCAAGGATAGTAAAGTGGGATCTATGTCATATTTAACAGGTATCCTGTTATGGTGTTCTTACAGTAAGCCGGAGTGATCGATCAGCTTGTCATCTGGTAGTGAATCTGACCGGATAATTTCTGTAATTATTTATAATACAGATAGTTAGAAACAATTTTGATCTGTTTGGCATTGGATTTTGCTGGACCAGTAGAGATTTAAATTATGCAATTTGATGTAGATGAAGCGATTCGCAAACAAGCCAAAACCCCTCATGAGCTGTCGATGCTGAATTTAGTGGGTTGTCATCTGATTGCCGCGCCGGCTTCAATCGTACTCGATGTGGGATTATTGGGTTTTCTGATACCGCTGGCGCTATCGCTACTGGTGATCAGTTTCATTTGGTTCAAAGCTGGGCAGACCCGGCAGCAGGATCCCTGGTTCGTGGCTGCACACTGGCGATTGTCAGCCAACCGCACCCGGATACTGATGGTTGGCTACACTATCAGTGCAGTTATTCTTGGCATGGCCATGATGGCTACATCCGGCAGTTCCAAAGGGGATATCATGATGGTGGCGATCTCTCGGGTTGCGGTTGTACCGACCCTGTTGACTGTGATGATCTGTTTTGTGCTTGAGTCAGGATCCATATATCAAGCAGGTCGAGGTGAAGTCCCTGACGGTATTGTGAAACGTCTGCCAGCTCCTGATGACCTGCCGGTTATTCAGGCTGCGAAACCATCGGTCGCTGAGAGTTAAATAACGAATCAATAACTGCTATCAGTTGAGCTTCAAATCGAGGTTGATCTATAGGTGTCTATCTATTGGGACGCCACACACCAATACACCTGACCTGTTCATCATCTGCAATAAAAGCAGATTATGAGTGCAACAGCTTATCGCGGAAATGCTCGGCGGGAATGGGTTTACCGTAGCGGTACCCTTGAGCAATTCGATAGTCTGACAGGATTAAAAGAGTTTCCTGCTCGGCTGTTTCTACTCCCTCCGCAAGAACTTCGATTCCTAGCCGCTGGCCCAGATCAATTACAGTCTGAACGATTGCCAGGTTGCCACTGTCTTTATTGAGATTCTCTAAAAATACTTTATCCAGCTTGAGCAGATCGATCGGTAGCTTTTTTAATCGTGCCAATGATGAGTAACCAATACCAAAATCATCGATAACGATTGAAATTCCCATCTCTTTCAGTCGTTGTAGACGATGTGCAGCTTCATCCAACCTCTGTATAAAGAGGTTTTCGGTCACTTCCATTGCCAGCCACTCACCGACACAACCGGTTGTGAGCAGGATATTCTCCACATTGGCTATAAAATCATCGTGCAGGAGCTCACTCGCAGAGATATTGATGGCCACTCTTGGAGGTGCCAGATTGTCGTTATGCCACTGCTTTGTCTGGATGCAGACATTGTATAAAACCCATTGACCTATCAGATGTGTTAGCCCCATCTCTTCTGCGAGTTCAAGAAAATCATAAGGTGAAACAAGGTCATCGTCTGCTCTTTTCCAACGCAGTAGGGCCTCGACACCGATTAGCTTTTTGGAATAGAGGTCAATCTGTGGCTGGTAGAGCATGACAAAATTATTCTCTTCGGTTGCTGTTTCGAGTTCTCCGGTGATATTTATACGTTCCTGAATAGAGGCAGTCATACTTGAATTATAAAGTCTGAAAGTATTTCTGCCTTGACGTTTCGCCCGGTACATTGCAGTGTCGGCATTCTGCAATAATCGTTCTCCGCTTTTACCGTCATCCGGGTATATGCTGATTCCGATACTTACAGCCGGTTGTAACCGTTTGCCTTGCAGGGTGACCGGTTGGCGGATGGTTTTAATGATATGACGGGCTACAGAAGAGGCATCCTCAGTACGTTTGGTATTTTCCAGTAATATGACAAATTCATCACCACTCAGGCGAGCGACCACATCGCCGGAACGTATGGCATGGAGCAGTCGATTGGCAGTGGTGATCAGCAGCTCATCTCCAGCATCGTGTCCAAGGCTATCATTAACCTCCTTGAAACGATCAAGATCTAGAAAAAGGATTGCCAATAAACTGCTTGTACGGTCTGCTCGTGAGATTGCCTGATTGAGTAATTTGGTAAACAGAAATCGATTGGGCAGTTGTGTCAGAGAGTCTTTTTCGGCTAATTGTTGCAGCTGTTGCTTCTTTATCTGTAGTTCGTCCACAATTTCGAGATGTTCTGTAATATCCCGGTAAGTGATGACAACAGCAATAGTATCGTCTATCGAGAGGGGGCTGGCTTGCAGTTCCATGCGTTGTGGTTTTCCATGAGATTGTTTTACGGTGTGAATATACTTTATCGGTCGGCCTTTGATAATTACGCTGGATATCATTTCCCGGGGAGGTAAATAGTCTGGATTTCCCTTGTCTCCATCGATCATTAATTCTGAAGAAGCCAATGATTCAGCAGCCTTGTTTTTCAAGATTAGATCACTTTCTGTGCTGTATACAAAAAGTGGATCGGCAACTGCATCTATTATCAACTGTAAATAAGACTGACTCTGACGTAACTTCGATAACAGCCATTCAGTAGTAGCCCATGCAATAATAAGTAGCAGCATCAGAATAATGCTAGAGAGCAACAGTTTTTGTTGGACATTATCAATTAAATTATCAATAAAATCCCGGCCGGTAAAAATACGTGCTATACCGATCAATGAACGTGAGTACTCATGAAACAGTGGTACTTCTGATATGAAACAGTCTACGCACTCATCTTTACCTCTGCTCAGGGGGAAACTGTCGGGTGCCACATTGACCATTGTATAATCTATTTCAATTTCGATCCTTTGGATCAATGGTGATGCGAGTGATGGGTCACGAATCAGTAAGATGCTATCCATAGCCTGCGTCAACTTCAATTCAAGCAGAGCTTGATTTGTGATGCTCAATGGTTTGCTTAGAAGGGTTGCCTGGGCTTCTGCCAAGGTGTTTGCTTGGGATTGTGCATGAGCCACTAATCTAGGTTCAAGCGTCAAATACCAATAGGTTCCTATCAAAATTCCGAGAGTAATACCAAGGATTGTAAATACCAGTATAAGGCCATGACTTTTAGCCAGTATTGAGGGTCCTTTATAGAGCCTGTTCCTATTCATCATATTGCTTTGCAATTCGTAGAAAAAAAGGTTTGTAGACCACTCCGGCTTTTTTTGCCTGGGTCAAATTGATATAAGGCAGGATTCGGTCTGTAACATAAATACCTGCTACAGCGCCACGTTCAACATCGCCGGAAAAGGGTGAGAATACCGTGGTTCGTTTATTTTCAACCCAATTGTTGAAGATTTCGGATTTAATACCGGGTGTGGCTACAAAAAGT
This portion of the Candidatus Thiodiazotropha endoloripes genome encodes:
- a CDS encoding putative bifunctional diguanylate cyclase/phosphodiesterase, which encodes MMNRNRLYKGPSILAKSHGLILVFTILGITLGILIGTYWYLTLEPRLVAHAQSQANTLAEAQATLLSKPLSITNQALLELKLTQAMDSILLIRDPSLASPLIQRIEIEIDYTMVNVAPDSFPLSRGKDECVDCFISEVPLFHEYSRSLIGIARIFTGRDFIDNLIDNVQQKLLLSSIILMLLLIIAWATTEWLLSKLRQSQSYLQLIIDAVADPLFVYSTESDLILKNKAAESLASSELMIDGDKGNPDYLPPREMISSVIIKGRPIKYIHTVKQSHGKPQRMELQASPLSIDDTIAVVITYRDITEHLEIVDELQIKKQQLQQLAEKDSLTQLPNRFLFTKLLNQAISRADRTSSLLAILFLDLDRFKEVNDSLGHDAGDELLITTANRLLHAIRSGDVVARLSGDEFVILLENTKRTEDASSVARHIIKTIRQPVTLQGKRLQPAVSIGISIYPDDGKSGERLLQNADTAMYRAKRQGRNTFRLYNSSMTASIQERINITGELETATEENNFVMLYQPQIDLYSKKLIGVEALLRWKRADDDLVSPYDFLELAEEMGLTHLIGQWVLYNVCIQTKQWHNDNLAPPRVAINISASELLHDDFIANVENILLTTGCVGEWLAMEVTENLFIQRLDEAAHRLQRLKEMGISIVIDDFGIGYSSLARLKKLPIDLLKLDKVFLENLNKDSGNLAIVQTVIDLGQRLGIEVLAEGVETAEQETLLILSDYRIAQGYRYGKPIPAEHFRDKLLHS